A DNA window from Primulina tabacum isolate GXHZ01 chromosome 12, ASM2559414v2, whole genome shotgun sequence contains the following coding sequences:
- the LOC142521337 gene encoding uncharacterized protein At1g76070-like, which yields MEKPTPKPKNKILNFLPKAAQAAVSFQNLPFSPGRDRLRAHHNKGFSGPILTSMIPPEARGRSKKFETQEPTSPKVSCMGQIKQVKRISSKKNRVSPPRKVRPDKASKPERPGKPRPAKVELKKKPSGVWKLFGPGRKSDASINYSPPQQQQQQHPSSAERAPGIGQMRKFASSRDTFANFDWSAVQIAPEDNRRDCDYSGEEKGYRDGEDDVIIPFSAPILTGGGGGGGPGAAVEPRKEINLWKRRTMSQPKPLQLNKIR from the coding sequence ATGGAGAAGCCAACTCCGAAACCGAAGAACAAAATATTAAACTTCTTGCCCAAAGCAGCGCAGGCGGCAGTCTCCTTCCAAAATCTGCCGTTCAGTCCCGGCAGAGACAGGCTCAGAGCCCATCACAACAAGGGCTTCTCCGGCCCGATATTGACCTCAATGATCCCGCCCGAAGCCCGAGGGAGATCCAAGAAATTCGAAACCCAAGAACCCACTTCGCCCAAGGTCTCATGCATGGGACAGATCAAGCAAGTGAAGAGGATCAGCAGTAAGAAGAATCGCGTTTCCCCGCCGAGGAAGGTCAGGCCCGATAAAGCTTCGAAGCCCGAGAGACCAGGTAAACCCAGGCCAGCCAAGGTTGAGCTGAAGAAGAAGCCGTCCGGGGTCTGGAAGCTTTTCGGGCCGGGGAGGAAATCCGATGCGTCGATCAATTACAGCCCtccgcagcagcagcagcagcagcacccGTCTTCGGCGGAGAGAGCGCCGGGGATCGGTCAGATGAGGAAGTTCGCAAGCAGCCGTGATACGTTCGCGAATTTCGATTGGTCGGCTGTGCAGATTGCGCCGGAGGATAACCGGAGAGACTGCGACTATTCCGGTGAAGAGAAGGGGTACAGAGACGGGGAGGACGACGTCATCATCCCGTTCTCGGCGCCGATATTGACGGGCGGCGGCGGCGGAGGAGGACCCGGCGCGGCGGTGGAGCCGAGGAAGGAGATTAATTTGTGGAAGAGGAGGACCATGTCTCAGCCTAAGCCACTTCAGTTAAACAAGATCAGATGA